One genomic region from Bacillus aquiflavi encodes:
- a CDS encoding response regulator: protein MKGKILIVDDQFGIRILLNEVLQKEGYETFQAANGVQALEILNKYSPDLVLLDMKIPGMDGIEIFLRMKVIDDDIRVIIMTAYGELDMIQKAKDLGALTHFAKPFDIDDIRAAVKKYLPVNSK from the coding sequence ATGAAAGGGAAAATATTAATTGTAGACGATCAATTTGGGATTCGAATTTTATTAAATGAAGTATTACAGAAGGAAGGTTATGAGACGTTTCAAGCGGCCAATGGAGTACAAGCATTAGAAATATTAAATAAATATTCTCCAGATCTTGTTTTACTAGATATGAAAATCCCTGGAATGGACGGAATTGAAATTTTTTTAAGAATGAAAGTGATTGATGACGATATCCGTGTCATTATTATGACTGCTTATGGAGAGTTAGATATGATTCAAAAGGCTAAAGACCTAGGAGCTTTAACGCATTTTGCAAAACCATTTGATATTGATGATATTCGTGCTGCTGTTAAAAAATATTTACCTGTCAATTCTAAATAG
- a CDS encoding DUF2529 domain-containing protein produces the protein MLKMFSTQLSGLFSKVNNQEGLSIEEGARLLAQAVIGEGYIYIHGTEEMIAVCAEATKGEEPLKNSKPLSFRETGKLSKADRVLLISRFSTDSKTIQVAKQLQKEQIPFVAISGALNAVDDLASIADVHINTNVIKGLLPSDEGKRICFPSSIAALFIYHALKFTIDEILAEYNM, from the coding sequence TTGTTAAAAATGTTTTCAACCCAACTTTCAGGTTTATTTTCTAAGGTGAACAATCAGGAAGGTTTATCCATCGAAGAAGGTGCAAGACTACTAGCTCAAGCTGTTATTGGAGAAGGCTATATTTATATTCATGGCACAGAGGAGATGATTGCAGTTTGTGCTGAAGCAACAAAAGGAGAAGAACCGTTAAAAAACAGTAAACCCTTGTCATTTAGGGAAACAGGTAAATTATCTAAAGCAGACCGAGTACTTCTCATTTCCCGTTTTTCAACTGACAGTAAAACGATTCAAGTTGCAAAACAACTTCAAAAGGAGCAGATTCCATTCGTCGCTATTTCAGGAGCATTGAATGCTGTCGATGACTTAGCTTCTATAGCAGATGTACATATTAATACAAATGTAATAAAAGGACTTCTACCTAGTGATGAAGGAAAACGTATTTGTTTTCCTTCATCAATTGCAGCTTTGTTTATCTATCACGCTTTAAAGTTTACAATAGATGAAATACTCGCTGAATATAATATGTAA
- a CDS encoding CTP synthase: protein MTKYIFVTGGVVSSLGKGITAASLGRLLKNRGLNITIQKFDPYINVDPGTMSPYQHGEVFVTEDGAETDLDLGHYERFIDINLSKYSNISTGKVYSSVLKKERRGDYNGGTVQVIPHITNEIKDWVFRAGKETNADVVITEIGGTVGDIESLPFLEAIRQIKSDVGRDNVMYLHCTLVPYIKAAGEMKTKPTQHSVKELRSLGIQPNVIVVRTEKPISQDMKDKIALFCDIDKKTVIEACDADTLYSIPLTLQEQKLDQIVCDHLKIVCNEADMTDWKELVDKVSHLSNKTTIGLVGKYVELQDAYISVVEALKHAGYAFDTEVNIKWINSEYVTKENIGELLKDVNGIVVPGGFGDRGIDGKIEAIQYAREEEKPFLGICLGMQLATVEFARNVLGYKNAHSTEFDPNTEHPIIDTISGKKEVEDLGGALRLGLYPCKLTEGTRAYHAYKDEIIYERHRHRFEFNNFYRQAMEDKGVIFSGTSPDNHLVEMIELKDHPWFVVTQFHPEFTSRPNRSQPLFHDFIEASIKINDK from the coding sequence ATGACAAAGTATATTTTTGTGACGGGTGGTGTAGTATCGTCACTTGGAAAAGGGATAACAGCAGCGTCGTTAGGCCGATTATTAAAAAACCGTGGTTTAAATATTACAATTCAAAAGTTTGATCCATACATTAACGTAGATCCGGGGACTATGAGTCCATATCAACACGGGGAAGTTTTTGTAACAGAAGATGGAGCAGAAACAGATTTAGATTTAGGCCACTATGAACGGTTTATTGATATTAATTTATCTAAATATAGTAATATTTCGACGGGTAAAGTATATTCTTCTGTATTAAAGAAGGAACGTCGTGGTGATTATAACGGAGGCACAGTTCAAGTAATCCCTCATATTACAAATGAAATAAAAGATTGGGTTTTTCGAGCTGGGAAAGAAACAAATGCGGACGTAGTTATTACTGAAATTGGCGGTACAGTTGGTGATATTGAATCATTACCATTTTTAGAAGCTATTCGTCAAATAAAAAGTGATGTAGGCCGTGACAATGTGATGTATCTCCATTGTACACTCGTTCCGTATATTAAAGCGGCAGGGGAAATGAAAACGAAGCCGACGCAGCATAGTGTAAAGGAATTACGTAGCTTAGGTATTCAACCTAATGTAATTGTGGTGCGAACTGAAAAGCCGATTTCACAAGACATGAAAGATAAAATTGCATTATTTTGTGATATTGATAAAAAGACCGTTATTGAGGCTTGTGATGCAGATACTCTTTATTCAATTCCTCTTACTCTTCAAGAACAAAAACTTGATCAGATTGTTTGCGACCATTTAAAAATTGTTTGCAACGAAGCTGATATGACTGATTGGAAGGAACTTGTTGACAAAGTTAGTCATTTATCAAACAAGACAACAATTGGTTTAGTAGGTAAATATGTTGAACTGCAAGATGCATACATTTCTGTTGTCGAGGCACTTAAGCATGCAGGCTATGCTTTTGATACTGAGGTAAATATTAAATGGATTAATTCAGAATACGTTACAAAGGAAAATATTGGAGAACTATTAAAAGATGTAAATGGGATTGTTGTTCCTGGTGGTTTCGGTGACAGAGGTATTGATGGGAAGATTGAAGCAATTCAATATGCTCGTGAAGAAGAAAAACCATTCCTTGGTATTTGTTTAGGAATGCAGCTAGCAACAGTTGAATTTGCCCGAAACGTATTAGGCTATAAAAATGCTCATTCAACTGAATTCGATCCTAATACAGAACATCCAATTATTGACACCATCTCTGGCAAAAAAGAAGTAGAAGATTTGGGGGGAGCTCTTCGTTTAGGACTATACCCTTGTAAATTAACAGAGGGAACAAGAGCATATCATGCATATAAAGACGAAATAATTTATGAACGTCATCGTCATCGGTTTGAGTTTAATAATTTTTATCGACAAGCGATGGAGGATAAAGGTGTTATTTTTTCTGGGACAAGCCCAGATAATCATCTCGTTGAAATGATTGAACTTAAGGATCATCCTTGGTTTGTTGTAACTCAATTCCATCCGGAATTTACATCACGGCCAAATCGGTCACAACCGTTATTCCACGATTTTATAGAAGCGTCTATAAAAATTAATGACAAATAA
- the rpoE gene encoding DNA-directed RNA polymerase subunit delta, which translates to MALIEVAYHQLKNKKQAVSFQEIMVELKKALGFTEQEVRARISQFYTDLNVDGRFISLGENRWGLRSWYPVEQTDDDTITLIKPKKKKKAKKAIKENDFDEYENFDEDFDDVDVFDDEEDDEELLDDEKEKELFDDDLDEELLEEDEDFDLEEEIEDDDFDEEDEE; encoded by the coding sequence ATGGCATTAATTGAAGTTGCCTATCATCAGTTAAAAAATAAAAAACAAGCAGTTTCTTTTCAAGAGATTATGGTTGAACTAAAAAAAGCTCTTGGTTTTACTGAACAGGAGGTAAGAGCAAGGATTTCACAATTTTATACAGACTTGAATGTTGATGGACGATTTATCTCATTAGGGGAAAATCGCTGGGGATTGCGAAGCTGGTATCCAGTAGAGCAAACTGACGATGATACCATTACTCTTATAAAGCCAAAGAAGAAAAAGAAGGCGAAAAAAGCAATTAAAGAAAACGATTTTGATGAATACGAAAATTTTGATGAAGACTTTGATGATGTCGATGTTTTTGATGACGAAGAAGATGATGAGGAACTTCTTGATGATGAAAAAGAAAAGGAATTATTTGACGATGACCTAGATGAAGAGTTGCTCGAAGAAGATGAAGATTTTGATCTTGAAGAAGAGATAGAAGATGATGACTTTGATGAAGAAGATGAAGAATAA
- the icmF gene encoding fused isobutyryl-CoA mutase/GTPase IcmF: MKTVYTPKNHIRFVTASSLFDGHDASINIMRRIIQASGAEVIHLGHNRSVEEVVNAAIQEDVQGIAISSYQGGHVEYFKYMYDLLKERGAPHIRIYGGGGGVIIPKEINELHNYGIARIFSPEDGRALGLQGMINLMLEECDFPTVSQDSGEQLEKLQQGNVNTIAKLITLAESQVDSNNEAAAAVETVLQQIKEIERLVPVMGITGTGGAGKSSLTDELIRRFLSEIPDKKVAILSVDPTKQKTGGALLGDRIRMNAIFSPRVYMRSLATRKSKSELSLAIKDAISVVKAANFDLIIVETSGIGQGDAEITEICDLSMYVMTSEFGAPSQLEKIDMIDFADLIVINKFERKGSEDAKRQVSKQYQRSHELFDLEIEHMPVYGTIASQFNDPGTNALFAALIEKINEKAGKNWSASFSKNVIVEKQNVIIPNDRRYYLREISETVKHYHKKAYEQCEIARRLFQLEGTIDLVKQNEKGKQMLDALEALKKEIESKLSEESKKILESWEVLKEKYSSDQFVTKIRDKEIITDLKIKSLAGLNIPKVVLPKYKDYGEILRWVYHENVPGAFPYTAGVFPFKRKGEDPKRQFAGEGTPERTNRRFHYLSKSDPAKRLSTAFDSVTLYGEDPDHRPDIYGKIGESGVSICTLDDMKKLYAGFDLCHPSTSVSMTINGPAPIILAMFMNTAIEQQVSKKEEELGRKLTAEEFLSVKDYTLQTVRGTVQADILKEDQGQNTCIFSTEFALRMMGDIQQYFIDHKVRNYYSVSISGYHIAEAGANPITQLAFTLANGFTYVEYYLSRGMDIDDFAPNLSFFFSNGLDPEYTVIGRVARRIWATVMRDKYGANERSQKLKYHVQTSGRSLHAQEIDFNDIRTTLQALMALQDNCNSLHTNAYDEAITTPTEESVRRAMAIQMIITKEHGLTKNENPLQGSFIIEELTDLVEEAVLQEFERLNDRGGVLGAMETQYQRGKIQDESMHYEMKKHSGELPIIGVNTYLNPNPASEEEVNNMELARATTEEKELQINNLRAFQERNKDKVDEALKSLKNAAVSGGNIFAELMETVKVASLGQITSALYEVGGQYRRNM, translated from the coding sequence ATGAAAACTGTTTATACACCGAAGAATCATATTCGTTTTGTTACAGCTTCAAGCTTGTTTGATGGACATGATGCTTCAATTAATATTATGCGCCGTATTATTCAAGCAAGCGGTGCCGAAGTTATTCACCTTGGTCATAATCGTTCCGTTGAGGAGGTTGTGAATGCAGCTATACAAGAAGATGTTCAAGGAATTGCAATCTCTTCCTATCAAGGGGGACATGTAGAATATTTTAAATATATGTATGATCTCTTAAAAGAAAGAGGTGCGCCGCATATTCGTATATATGGAGGCGGCGGCGGGGTTATTATTCCAAAAGAAATAAATGAGCTTCATAATTATGGAATTGCGAGGATTTTTTCTCCTGAAGACGGGAGAGCCCTTGGTTTACAAGGAATGATCAACTTGATGCTTGAGGAATGTGATTTTCCTACTGTTTCACAAGATTCTGGTGAGCAATTAGAAAAGCTTCAACAGGGAAATGTAAATACAATTGCAAAATTAATTACTTTAGCTGAGAGCCAAGTAGATTCAAATAATGAGGCAGCTGCAGCTGTTGAAACAGTTTTACAGCAAATAAAGGAAATAGAAAGATTAGTCCCTGTTATGGGAATTACTGGAACAGGCGGTGCGGGAAAAAGCTCCCTAACAGATGAACTCATTCGTCGGTTTTTAAGTGAGATTCCAGATAAAAAAGTTGCGATCCTTTCAGTTGACCCGACTAAGCAAAAAACAGGCGGTGCTTTACTAGGCGATCGAATCCGTATGAATGCAATTTTTTCTCCTCGAGTTTATATGAGAAGCTTGGCAACTAGAAAATCAAAAAGTGAGCTTTCATTAGCAATAAAAGATGCTATATCTGTCGTAAAGGCAGCAAACTTTGATCTTATCATTGTTGAGACAAGTGGAATTGGTCAAGGGGATGCTGAAATAACTGAAATTTGTGATTTATCAATGTATGTGATGACAAGTGAGTTTGGAGCCCCTTCCCAGCTTGAAAAAATTGATATGATTGATTTTGCTGATTTAATCGTTATTAATAAATTCGAACGAAAAGGTTCAGAAGATGCAAAAAGGCAAGTTTCTAAACAATATCAGCGCAGCCATGAGCTATTTGATCTTGAAATTGAACACATGCCAGTTTATGGAACGATCGCTAGTCAATTTAATGACCCTGGAACGAATGCGTTGTTTGCAGCACTTATTGAAAAAATAAATGAAAAAGCGGGGAAGAATTGGTCTGCTTCATTTTCAAAAAATGTAATTGTTGAAAAACAAAATGTCATTATTCCAAATGATAGACGCTATTATTTACGGGAAATTTCCGAAACGGTTAAACACTATCATAAAAAAGCATATGAACAATGTGAAATAGCACGAAGATTGTTTCAATTAGAAGGCACAATTGACTTAGTTAAACAGAACGAAAAAGGAAAACAAATGCTTGATGCACTGGAAGCTTTAAAAAAGGAGATCGAATCAAAGCTATCTGAGGAATCGAAAAAAATATTAGAAAGCTGGGAAGTATTAAAGGAAAAATACTCTTCAGATCAATTTGTCACAAAAATTAGGGATAAAGAAATCATTACCGACTTAAAGATAAAAAGCCTTGCAGGTCTTAACATACCTAAAGTAGTGCTACCAAAATATAAAGATTACGGTGAAATTTTGCGATGGGTTTATCATGAAAATGTCCCAGGAGCATTTCCATATACTGCCGGAGTCTTTCCGTTTAAACGGAAAGGTGAAGATCCTAAGCGTCAATTTGCCGGAGAGGGAACACCTGAAAGAACGAATCGCCGTTTTCATTATTTATCGAAATCGGATCCTGCTAAACGTCTTAGTACTGCTTTTGATTCAGTCACTCTTTATGGGGAGGATCCAGATCACCGGCCGGATATTTATGGGAAAATTGGTGAAAGTGGTGTAAGTATTTGTACTCTTGATGACATGAAGAAGCTATATGCTGGATTTGATTTATGTCATCCATCTACTTCTGTCTCAATGACAATAAATGGACCAGCTCCAATTATTTTAGCGATGTTTATGAATACTGCAATAGAGCAACAGGTCAGTAAGAAGGAAGAAGAATTGGGACGTAAGCTTACAGCTGAAGAGTTTCTAAGTGTAAAGGATTATACTTTACAAACGGTGAGAGGAACAGTCCAAGCGGATATTTTAAAAGAAGATCAAGGACAAAATACCTGTATCTTTTCAACAGAATTTGCTTTAAGAATGATGGGAGACATTCAACAATATTTTATCGATCATAAAGTCCGGAATTATTACTCAGTATCAATCTCTGGCTATCACATTGCTGAAGCAGGTGCGAATCCGATTACACAGTTAGCATTTACATTAGCAAACGGATTCACATATGTAGAATATTATTTAAGCAGGGGCATGGATATCGATGACTTTGCACCGAACCTGTCATTTTTCTTTTCGAATGGTCTAGATCCCGAATATACTGTAATTGGTCGTGTTGCGCGTCGTATTTGGGCTACTGTTATGAGAGATAAGTATGGTGCAAATGAGCGAAGTCAGAAATTGAAATATCATGTTCAAACATCTGGAAGATCACTACATGCTCAAGAAATTGACTTCAATGACATACGGACAACGTTGCAAGCACTTATGGCATTGCAGGATAACTGTAATTCTCTTCATACAAATGCCTATGATGAAGCAATTACAACACCTACAGAAGAATCAGTCCGTCGTGCCATGGCCATTCAAATGATTATTACGAAGGAACATGGTTTAACGAAAAATGAAAATCCGCTCCAAGGTTCATTTATTATTGAAGAATTAACTGATCTTGTTGAAGAAGCGGTTTTACAAGAATTTGAACGTTTAAATGATCGCGGCGGGGTTCTTGGAGCAATGGAAACACAATATCAAAGAGGTAAAATCCAAGACGAGTCGATGCACTATGAAATGAAAAAGCATTCAGGTGAGTTGCCGATTATCGGTGTAAATACGTACTTAAATCCGAATCCGGCTTCAGAAGAAGAGGTAAATAACATGGAGCTTGCTAGAGCAACTACTGAAGAAAAAGAATTGCAAATTAATAACTTGCGCGCATTCCAAGAACGAAACAAAGATAAAGTAGATGAAGCTTTAAAAAGTCTAAAAAATGCTGCGGTGAGTGGCGGAAATATATTTGCAGAGCTTATGGAAACTGTAAAAGTAGCAAGTCTAGGTCAGATTACAAGTGCACTTTATGAAGTTGGCGGACAATATCGACGTAATATGTAA
- a CDS encoding TetR/AcrR family transcriptional regulator, with protein MKKREVHASVKDERLVKKRRNEMIKGAVSLFKEKGFHRTTTREIARASGFSIGTLYEYIRTKEDVLYLVCDSIYDEVQERLKKALDTNKGTIESLELGVANYFRVMDDMQDEVLVMYQEVKSLTKDALPYVLRKELEMVGMFENAIKRCVENGELQLSEQEVKMIAHNIFVQGQMWGFRRWALHKLYSIEEYIELQTSLLMKGIKGSSAEKRQRGEE; from the coding sequence GTGAAAAAACGAGAGGTGCATGCTTCTGTAAAAGACGAACGTCTTGTAAAAAAACGACGAAATGAAATGATTAAAGGAGCCGTTTCTCTTTTTAAAGAGAAAGGTTTTCATAGGACTACAACGAGGGAGATTGCTAGAGCATCAGGTTTTAGTATCGGAACATTATATGAATATATTCGTACTAAGGAGGATGTTTTATATCTTGTTTGTGACAGTATCTATGATGAAGTACAGGAGCGTCTTAAAAAGGCGTTAGATACGAATAAAGGGACAATCGAGAGCCTGGAGCTTGGAGTAGCTAATTATTTTAGAGTAATGGATGACATGCAAGATGAAGTTCTCGTTATGTATCAAGAAGTAAAGTCGCTTACAAAGGACGCTCTTCCTTACGTATTAAGAAAAGAACTTGAAATGGTCGGAATGTTTGAAAACGCAATCAAACGCTGTGTAGAAAATGGGGAATTACAGTTATCTGAACAAGAAGTAAAAATGATTGCTCATAATATCTTCGTCCAAGGCCAAATGTGGGGCTTCCGTAGATGGGCTCTGCACAAGCTTTATTCAATTGAAGAATATATTGAATTACAAACGAGTCTGCTTATGAAAGGAATAAAGGGGTCTTCAGCAGAAAAAAGACAAAGGGGAGAAGAATAA
- a CDS encoding acyl-CoA dehydrogenase — MNFKLTEEHEMIRKMVRDFAKNEVAPTAAERDEEERFDQSIFDQMAALGLTGIPWPEEYGGIGSDYLAYCIAVEELSRVCASTGVTLSAHTSLAGWPIFKFGNEEQKQKYLKPMAQGEKIGAYGLTEPASGSDAGGMKTTARLEGDHYVLNGSKIFITNGGIADIYVVFALTDPEKKQRGTSAFIVEKDFPGFSVGKKEKKLGIRSSPTTEIIFEDCKVPKENLLGAEGDGFKVAMMTLDGGRNGIAAQAVGIAQGALDAAVEYAKERQQFGKPIAAQQGISFKLADMATQIEAARLLTYQAAWLESKGLPYGKESAMSKLFAGDTAMKVTTEAVQIFGGYGYTKDYPVERFMRDAKITQIYEGTQEIQRLVISRMLTK, encoded by the coding sequence ATGAATTTTAAATTAACAGAAGAGCACGAAATGATTCGTAAAATGGTAAGGGATTTTGCAAAGAATGAAGTTGCGCCAACGGCTGCTGAAAGAGATGAAGAAGAGCGCTTTGATCAGTCAATTTTTGATCAAATGGCTGCACTTGGTTTAACGGGAATTCCATGGCCTGAAGAGTACGGTGGGATCGGCAGTGATTATTTAGCATATTGTATCGCAGTAGAAGAACTTTCAAGAGTTTGTGCATCGACTGGAGTAACACTTTCAGCCCATACATCTCTAGCTGGCTGGCCAATCTTTAAGTTTGGAAATGAAGAACAAAAACAAAAATATTTAAAACCGATGGCACAGGGAGAAAAGATTGGAGCATATGGTTTAACAGAACCAGCTAGTGGATCTGATGCAGGAGGAATGAAAACGACAGCTCGCTTGGAAGGCGATCATTACGTTCTAAATGGTTCAAAGATTTTTATTACTAATGGAGGAATCGCTGATATTTATGTCGTGTTTGCTTTAACTGACCCTGAGAAAAAGCAAAGAGGAACGAGTGCGTTTATTGTTGAAAAAGACTTCCCTGGTTTTTCAGTCGGGAAAAAAGAAAAGAAACTAGGAATACGTTCATCTCCAACTACAGAAATTATCTTTGAAGATTGTAAAGTTCCGAAAGAAAACTTACTTGGAGCTGAAGGAGATGGATTTAAAGTTGCGATGATGACACTTGATGGCGGGCGAAATGGAATTGCTGCTCAAGCTGTTGGTATTGCTCAAGGAGCGTTAGATGCTGCAGTAGAATATGCAAAGGAACGCCAACAATTCGGTAAACCAATTGCTGCTCAACAAGGAATCAGCTTTAAGCTTGCTGACATGGCAACTCAAATAGAAGCAGCAAGATTATTAACGTATCAAGCAGCATGGCTTGAATCAAAGGGGCTTCCGTACGGAAAAGAATCTGCAATGTCAAAGCTGTTTGCAGGAGATACTGCAATGAAGGTAACAACTGAGGCAGTTCAAATATTTGGCGGTTATGGTTATACGAAGGATTATCCGGTAGAGCGTTTTATGAGGGATGCAAAAATAACACAAATATATGAAGGAACTCAAGAAATTCAACGTCTCGTTATCTCACGTATGTTGACAAAATAG
- a CDS encoding acyl-CoA dehydrogenase yields MNLKFTEEQEMMRKMVRDFAQGEIAPFVERMEQGEFPRDILHKMGDLGLMGIPIPEKYGGSEMDFTSYIIAINELSKVSATVGVILSVHTSVGTNPILYYGTEEQKKKYVPKLASGEYLGAFCLTEPSAGSDASSLKSRAVKDGDHYILNGSKIFITNGGEADIYIVYAQTNPAAGSKGISAFIVEKGTPGLIFGKDEYKMGLHGSRTVQLTFEDMRIPKENLLGEEGQGFKNAMANLDVGRIGIAAQSLGIAEAAFAETVNYAKERHQFGRPIASQQGIAFKLANMATSIEAAKLLVFRAADLRSKGLKCSKEASMAKLFASKTAVEVTTEAIQIFGGYGYTKDYPVERFFRDAKVTEIYEGTSEIQRLVISKQLLQ; encoded by the coding sequence ATGAACCTTAAGTTTACAGAAGAGCAAGAAATGATGCGAAAAATGGTTCGGGATTTTGCCCAAGGTGAAATTGCTCCGTTTGTTGAAAGAATGGAACAAGGAGAATTTCCTAGGGATATTCTACACAAAATGGGTGATCTCGGATTAATGGGTATCCCTATACCAGAGAAATACGGTGGTTCCGAAATGGATTTTACCTCGTACATTATTGCAATTAACGAACTTTCTAAAGTAAGTGCAACTGTTGGGGTAATCCTCTCGGTGCATACATCGGTGGGGACAAATCCTATTCTATATTACGGAACAGAAGAACAAAAGAAAAAATATGTTCCAAAGCTGGCCTCTGGTGAATATTTAGGTGCTTTTTGTTTAACAGAGCCCAGCGCTGGTTCAGACGCTTCAAGTTTAAAATCTCGTGCTGTTAAAGATGGGGACCATTACATCTTAAATGGGTCAAAAATATTTATTACAAATGGTGGAGAAGCAGATATTTATATTGTATATGCACAAACAAATCCTGCGGCTGGAAGTAAAGGGATATCTGCATTTATTGTTGAGAAGGGAACACCAGGGCTTATTTTTGGAAAAGATGAATATAAAATGGGTCTTCATGGTTCGAGAACTGTTCAGCTTACATTTGAAGATATGCGGATACCGAAAGAAAATTTGCTAGGAGAGGAAGGACAGGGCTTTAAAAATGCCATGGCGAATTTAGATGTTGGCAGGATTGGAATTGCTGCACAATCATTAGGTATTGCCGAAGCTGCTTTTGCCGAAACAGTAAACTATGCAAAAGAGCGCCATCAATTTGGACGTCCAATCGCTTCTCAACAAGGAATTGCGTTTAAGCTAGCAAATATGGCAACAAGTATCGAAGCAGCTAAACTATTAGTCTTTCGTGCGGCGGACTTACGGTCAAAAGGCTTAAAATGCAGTAAAGAAGCTTCAATGGCAAAGCTCTTTGCCTCAAAAACAGCTGTAGAGGTAACAACTGAGGCAATCCAAATTTTTGGGGGATACGGTTATACGAAAGATTATCCTGTCGAACGTTTTTTCCGTGATGCGAAAGTGACAGAAATATACGAGGGAACAAGTGAAATTCAGCGGTTAGTTATTAGTAAGCAGCTGCTACAATAA
- a CDS encoding 3-hydroxybutyryl-CoA dehydrogenase, with protein MEKVMVIGAGQMGSGIAQVCAQAGYHVLLNDLKEDFIERGLGIINKNLSRQVEKGRMNEEQKDQVLSNITASTTLNDASNVDIVIEAAVENMKVKTNIFAELDKIAPQHTILASNTSSLPITEIAAATNRPDQVIGMHFMNPVPVMKLVEIIRGLATADEVYKKIEEMTKTLNKIPVEVNDFPGFVSNRVLMPMINEAIYTLYEGVASKEAIDEVMKLGMNHPMGPLTLADFIGLDTCFYIMETLHEGFGDDKYRPCPLLRKYVKAGWLGRKAGRGFYEYN; from the coding sequence ATGGAAAAAGTGATGGTTATTGGAGCAGGTCAAATGGGCTCCGGAATAGCTCAAGTTTGTGCCCAAGCGGGTTATCATGTATTACTAAATGACTTAAAAGAAGACTTTATTGAGCGGGGTCTTGGCATAATAAATAAAAATTTATCCCGGCAAGTCGAGAAGGGTCGAATGAATGAAGAGCAAAAAGATCAAGTTTTAAGTAATATTACAGCTTCAACAACTTTAAACGATGCTAGCAATGTTGATATTGTCATAGAAGCAGCAGTGGAAAATATGAAAGTAAAAACAAACATTTTTGCAGAGCTGGATAAAATAGCTCCGCAACATACAATATTAGCTAGCAACACGTCTTCACTTCCAATTACAGAAATTGCTGCGGCAACTAACCGGCCAGATCAAGTAATTGGTATGCATTTTATGAACCCAGTTCCGGTCATGAAGCTTGTTGAAATTATTCGTGGACTTGCAACAGCTGATGAAGTGTATAAAAAAATAGAAGAAATGACAAAGACGTTAAATAAAATTCCTGTTGAAGTAAATGATTTTCCTGGCTTTGTGTCCAATCGAGTACTTATGCCGATGATTAATGAAGCAATTTATACTTTATATGAAGGTGTGGCGTCAAAGGAAGCTATTGATGAAGTGATGAAGCTCGGAATGAATCACCCAATGGGTCCGTTAACTTTAGCAGACTTCATCGGTCTAGACACTTGTTTTTATATTATGGAAACTCTTCATGAAGGATTTGGGGATGATAAATATCGCCCATGTCCACTGCTACGTAAATATGTTAAAGCAGGTTGGCTAGGACGTAAGGCGGGACGGGGCTTTTACGAATATAACTAG